From a single Opisthocomus hoazin isolate bOpiHoa1 chromosome 6, bOpiHoa1.hap1, whole genome shotgun sequence genomic region:
- the C6H10orf95 gene encoding uncharacterized protein C10orf95 homolog, with product MYQSGFVPREYYPTVIPPSAYTYPPLRTGRAEDMTSSMMFPPIHMHNFYSRPITFVVDRNGYPDYTGGPVEYHHLYSASNPYFRPYYTWHFPAMVPIPLYNPYANYNPYAAYQRSDQYRDTWPEGFTMRGELQWGKLGKVFGPRKDLPEFVKDDLRRVYGTYPRTSVSITYRKGEFLVKGDPKVGEQEYAVEKKVIQQAVTPSASEADDSGEDRNRKKKKKLRR from the coding sequence ATGTACCAGTCTGGCTTTGTGCCACGGGAGTATTACCCAACTGTGATCCCACCTTCTGCCTACACCTACCCACCACTGCGGACTGGGAGAGCAGAAGACATGACCAGCTCCATGATGTTCCCTCCCATCCACATGCACAACTTCTACAGCCGACCCATCACCTTTGTGGTGGACCGGAATGGCTACCCTGACTACACAGGAGGTCCGGTGGAGTACCATCATCTCTACAGTGCTTCCAATCCCTACTTCCGTCCATACTACACCTGGCACTTCCCTGCcatggtccccatccctctctacAATCCCTATGCAAACTACAATCCCTACGCTGCTTACCAGAGGTCAGATCAGTATCGAGACACATGGCCAGAAGGCTTCACGATGAGAGGGGAGCTTCAATGGGGGAAGCTTGGAAAGGTGTTTGGGCCGAGGAAAGACCTCCCAGAATTTGTGAAGGATGATCTCCGGAGGGTTTATGGCACCTACCCACGGACCAGTGTCTCCATAACCTATCGGAAAGGGGAGTTCTTGGTCAAGGGAGACCCCAAGGTAGGAGAGCAGGAATacgcagtggaaaaaaaagtcatccagCAGGCTGTGACCCCCAGTGCCAGTGAGGCAGATGACAGTGGTGAGGACCGGAACcgtaagaagaaaaagaaactgagacGCTGA